A genomic segment from Antedon mediterranea chromosome 6, ecAntMedi1.1, whole genome shotgun sequence encodes:
- the LOC140051440 gene encoding ciliary microtubule-associated protein 2-like, which translates to MMVEKRFQGAPFGTQKSRFDVAGIHPQSKMPGTFTQVNSCSKSMDPLRRKLGPGVYKTEVGGFSKNAVDWRASGPGWARAYEVSRMAALPHLLHKEQWEKKRKIERNLGPGSYNIKDFVEVISEKPVSVSGVCSTKEQRFRYTGTSEVPGPGTYGEGGIPHSALERKAKQSTSTVGMLDAGSSTPRHLPSVGCELGPGTYSTKSFTEKLTGKVTSIRGPYDLFTGDRNKPIKTGHLAVPGMANLGPGQYDLKSFADKWNDEHHIKHGRFGKVSQYPTRPSERMYCSSLPQWPRSNTDPGPGSYTARELSRPQAKDSPPFISSAERFDKRSRKFFTGQNNPVGAGRYDMQRWVEAQHRNGHCSVFNSKVGRKSTKRDNMMLERIQPKNVRPEDRLHLTKPQTAQDYIQARKIIYAQQT; encoded by the exons ATGATGGTTGAAAAACGATTTCAGGGTGCTCCATTTGGAACACAAAAATCACG gttTGATGTTGCTGGAATTCACCCACAGAGTAAAATGCCTGGTACCTTCACTCAAGTCAATTCATGCTCAAAATCTATGGACCCACTg CGACGAAAGCTAGGCCCCGGAGTATACAAAACAGAGGTGGGTGGGTTCAGTAAGAATGCTGTTGACTGGCGGGCTTCTGGACCAGGATGGGCAAGGGCTTACGAGGTATCACGCATGGCTGCACTTCCACATTTACTCCACAAGGAACAATGGGAAAAGAAAAGGAAAATT GAGCGTAATCTTGGGCCAGGTTCTTACAACATAAAAGATTTTGTAGAAGTGATTTCTGAGAAACCAGTTAGCGTTAGTGGAGTTTGTAGCACAAAGGAGCAACGATTTCGATACACAGGAACG aGTGAAGTTCCAGGGCCAGGAACATACGGTGAAGGTGGTATTCCACATTCAGCATTAGAAAGAAAGGCAAAGCAATCCACAAGTACAGTTGGGATGTTAGATGCGGGGTCTTCAACGCCAAGGCATTTGCCGTCTGTG GGTTGTGAATTAGGACCAGGTACTTACAGTACTAAAAGTTTCACAGAAAAACTGACAGGCAAAGTAACAAGTATACGAGGACCATACGACCTTTTCACGGGAGATCGCAATAAACCAATCAAAACAGGGCATCTAGCTGTACCG GGAATGGCAAATCTTGGTCCAGGTCAATACGACCTTAAATCTTTTGCAGACAAATGGAATGATGAGCATCACATCAAACATGGAAGATTTGGTAAAGTGAGTCAGTACCCAACAAGACCTTCAGAAAGAATGTATTGTTCAAGTCTACCACAGTGGCCTAGGTCAAAT aCTGACCCTGGACCTGGGTCATATACTGCGAGGGAACTTTCTCGACCACAGGCCAAAGACTCGCCACCATTTATTTCATCTGCAGAGCGATTTGACAAGAGGTCAAGGAAGTTCTTCACGGGTCAAAAT AATCCAGTTGGAGCAGGTAGATATGATATGCAGAGGTGGGTAGAGGCTCAGCATCGAAATGGACACTGTAGTGTCTTCAACTCAAAGGTTGGAAGAAAGAGCACAAAACGTGACAATATGATGCT GGAGCGtattcaaccaaaaaatgtGCGCCCAGAAGATCGACTTCATTTGACAAAACCACAGACAGCTCAAGACTACATCCAAGCAAGAAAGATAATATATGCACAGCAAACTtga